A DNA window from Brassica napus cultivar Da-Ae chromosome C1, Da-Ae, whole genome shotgun sequence contains the following coding sequences:
- the LOC106388252 gene encoding late embryogenesis abundant protein 1 produces MKMAPMQLTRATLFGLSKALPIARSPATLTASTRKVSRVCCASSVSHSEGRDPVGNARDSKADLDYGSKKWREDTGENYAQAAKDKANEGASKAADKAYETKAKAKDTAYDAKEKAKDTAYEAKEKAKDTAYDAKEKAKEYAERTKEKVNEGAYKAADKAEDTKERAKEKAEGFKETVKGKAEELGEKTKETVKGAWETTKNAATTATEAVVGPEEDADKARADIDKGVEDLTKKAEKKSEKDRKEDEFITFN; encoded by the exons ATGAAAATGGCGCCCATGCAACTAACCAGAGCCACTCTCTTTGGCCTATCAAAGGCTTTGCCTATAGCACGATCTCCCGCAACTCTCACTGCTTCGACCAGGAAAGTCTCTCGCGTCTGCTGCGCCTCCTCTGTTAGCCACTCCGAG GGACGAGATCCAGTAGGGAATGCCAGAGACTCGAAGGCAGATTTAGATTACGGTTCAAAAAAATGGAGGGAAGATACTGGAGAAAACTATGCACAAGCAGCTAAAGACAAAGCTAATGAAGGAGCGAGCAAAGCTGCTGATAAAGCTTACGAGACCAAAGCGAAGGCTAAAGACACAGCCTACGATGCAAAGGAGAAGGCTAAAGACACAGCCTATGAGGCAAAGGAGAAGGCTAAAGACACAGCCTATGATGCAAAGGAGAAGGCTAAAGAATACGCCGAACGGACTAAGGAAAAAGTAAATGAAGGGGCCTATAAGGCAGCTGATAAAGCAGAAGATACAAAAGAAAGAGCTAAGGAGAAAGCAGAAGGTTTTAAGGAGACCGTAAAGGGTAAGGCTGAGGAACTTGGAGAGAAGACCAAGGAGACGGTGAAAGGAGCTTGGGAGACTACAAAAAATGCTGCGACGACTGCCACTGAAGCTGTGGTTGGTCCTGAAGAGGATGCGGATAAGGCACGGGCTGATATCGATAAAGGCGTGGAAGATCTAACCAAAAAGGCAGAGAAAAAATCTGAGAAGGACCGCAAAGAGGATGAGTTCATAACATTTAACTAA